ATGACCACGTCCGGTTACAGTGCTGCTGAAAAGGCCATCCTTGGCCTTTTTGCTGCGAAAATGCGGTGATTTCGGCGGCTGATTCAGGCAACTTAGGCCCAGGCTTCCTTCGTTCTTTTGCAGCAAAATTACTTATTGCAGCAAAATCAATATTGAATTACTTAATCATCGCGCCATAACCTGCCGGGCGAGTTCGCGACCAAAAGGGGTCAGGGCCAGGTGAGCATTGGTTCGGGTGATGATTCCATGGATTACCGCCCATCGCACCACCTTTTTCGCGTATAATTCTTCCCAGCCCAGGTGGAGTTTGAGGTGTTCTGCTGTCGCTTCCAAATTCTCTTCATGGGTACCTTCATGATGGAGGAGGTGGATGGCCAGGGTTTCGGTGGCGTACTGCCAAGTCCGGATATGACGTATCCGGGCTTGGGCGATAAGGCCCCGTTCCGGAGAGAACAGGAGCGAAAAAACCACGACTCCGCTCAGGATCAATACGATGGTTGGCCCGGTAGGGAGACGGGGAATCTGGCTGGAAAGCAGCGCACCGCTCAAACCGACAGCCGCGCCCAGAAATCCGGAGAGAAGAGCCATAACCGAAAAACGATGGGTCCACTGCCGGGCGGCCGAAACCGGGGCGACCAGCATGGCGCTCATCAGTACGACGCCAACCATCTGTAACCCGACCACGGTAGCGATAACCAGCAAGATGGTGAGGAGGATATCCAGTGAACGAATCGGTAATCCCAGGGTATGGGCGTATTCCCGGTCGAAGGTCAGCACGACGAACTCTTTCCAGAAAAGGATGGTGGTGAGAAGTACCGCACCTCCCAGTGTAGCGATAGTCACTACATCCCTGGTTATGATGGTCGCTGCCTGGCCGAAAAGGTACCGGTCAAGCCCCGCTTTCCCAGCATCGGGCATCCGTTGGACAAAGGTTAAGAGCAGTATGCCGAAACCGAAAAAAACCGAGAGAACTATCCCCAGGGCGGCGTCCTGTTTGATTATCGTCTTGCGGGTAATTTGCATTAAGAAGAGCATCCCGATCCCCCCGGCTACAGCCGCTCCGACCAGAAGCACCACCGGTTCCCGTGATGCAGTGAGAAGAAAAGCCAGCACGATTCCGGGAAGTGCGGCGTGAGATACGGCATCACCCAACAGACTCTGGCGCCTCATTACCGCAAAAGAACCCAGAAGTCCAGTGACGAAACCCAGGAACACCGACCCAAGAGCGACAGCCCGCAGGGTATAGTTCGTGAGCAATTCGGAGAAAAGACCGCCCAATGTTTTTTACTCCTTGTCTCCCCGGCTTTGTACCGGGCTGTCATTCCGGGACGATAGGTATGCGATTCGTCCCCCGTAAGCCCGGTGCAAATTTTCCTGAGTAAAGACTTCGTGGACCGGACCGGCGGTGATCCGCCGGACGTTGAGGAGCATCATCCAGTCGAAATACTCAGCTACCGTCTGAAGGTCATGGTGGACTACGATCAACGTCTTTCCCTGGGAACGGAGTTCTCGCAAGAGGTCGATTATCGCCCGTTCGGTGGTGGCGTCTACCCCGGCGAAGGGCTCGTCCATCAGATATAGACTGGCTTCCTGGACCAAGGCTCGGGCCAGAAACACCCGTTGCTGCTGTCCCCCGGAGAGTTGGCTGATCTGCCGGTTGGCAAAATCAACCATTCCCACTTTGTGTAAAGCGTCTAAGGCTTGTTCTTTTTCCCGGATACCCGGCCGCCTGATCCAGCCGATTTTGCGATACAAACCCATAGTGACCACATCAAGGGCGTTGGTGGGGAAGTCCCAGTCGATGTTGCCTCTCTGCGGCACGTAGGCCACCTGATGGCGCATTATACCAGAAGGCTTTCCCTTGATAAGCACCTGTCCGGCAGCGACAGGGACCAGTCCGAGAACCGCCTTGATCAGGGTAGACTTACCGGCTCCATTGGGCCCGACAATAGCCAGAAGAACTCCTTCCGGCACGCTGAGGTCTACGTCCCACAGCACCGGCTTCTGATGGTAACTGACGGTGAGATCCATGATGGTGAGAGCGTTTGGCGATTGTTCCATCGGCTTCCCCCCCCTTCCGGTCCACCGGTGGACCGGAAGGGGGGACCTCGTCCTATTCTCTCAAAAGGGCCGTGACGATGGTGTCGATGTTATAGCGAACCATTCCGACATAGGTTCCTTCCGGGGTGCCTTCGGAACCCATGGCGTCGGAGTAAAGCTCGCCCCCGATGGCAACCTCAAAGCCCATGGATAGGACAGCGGCCTGCACTGCTTCGATGTTGCGGACGGGTACCGTAGATTCGATAAAAATGGCCGGAATTTGGTGTTCGGTGATGAATGTGGCCAGATCCTGAACGTCACGGATGCCGGCTTCCGCTTCGGTGGATATTCCCTGCAGTCCTCTCACCGAAAAACCGTAGGCTCGGCCGAAATATCCAAAAGCGTCATGGGCGGTGATCAGGACCCGTTGTCGTGGTGGTATTTTTTCGGCCTGAGTCATGACGTGGCGGTGTAGCTCATTGAGGGTATCCAGGTATTCTTCCATATTCGACCGGTAGAAGGAGGCATTGTCCGGGTCTTTGGCTATGAGGGTTTGTCCGATGACGTCCACGACATGCCCCCATAGGGAAACGTCGAACCAGATATGTGGGTCGTGTTGTTCTTCGTATACCTCGTCGGTGAGGAGCAAAGAAGGATCGATGGCTTCCCCTACAGCCACCGTCGTCACCCGGTCGCTCATTCTCCCCAGTACGTCAGCTATTCTGGCTTCCAGGAGAAGTCCGTTATAGAAAATAACATCCGCTTGAGCCAGGCGGCGAACATCACCTTCACTGGCCCGGTAGAGATGGGGATCAATACCCGGGCCCATCAGAGCGGTGACCGTCACTCGTTCTTGGCCCACGTTTCGGACGGCATCAGCGAGCATGCCGGTGGTGGTGACGACGTTGAGGGTCGGCGCAGTTTGGGCTGAAACTCTATTTAGGAGACCGGTAATTAGCAATGACCCGATAATGGTCAACACCAATCCGAGTTTTAGCATAACGGCTTGCTTCATTTAGTCGCTTCCTCCTCTGGCCTTTTGAGACCTGTTTCCTGTTCACTTCTTTTCTATTTTACCCCAACGGACCAGTAACACGATAGCCCCAAAAAGCAGGGGAAGGAAGGCGATGGCGTAGAGAAAGGGGGCATTTTCTTTACGCAGGATGCGGATGATGCGTTCACTTCCCTCCACCGGTTGAGCGTCCGCATTCCGGACCGCTGAAACGATATATTCGGTCGGCACTAGTTTTTCGTCAAGGGACAGGAGATGGCCTTCAAATGTAGGTTGATGGCCCTGGCTCCGGAGAACGTCGTCGTAAGGTATGATTTCAAACCCCAGTTCAGGCCCGGGAATCTGCTTAACAAAAAAAGGAAGGCGTTCGACTCTTTGCAGGACTTCTTCCCCTTTACTCAGGATGATTTGGACATCGTGGATTGGATTAGTATGTACCCATTTCCACCGTTCAATCCGACCGTCGGCTTGGGGGTCTTCGAGCTGGTTATGATAGAGTTCGTTGAACTCAGTCTGTTCGAAGGGATTGAAGTAAAGATTGTTACGGCCCACCCCATGAATGATCCGACTGGGGTCATCGACATTTTCCCGCCTGGTCCAGCGGTTTCCGGGAATGATTTCATATCCGACCCCCCCCGTTCGCCGGGCAGTAAACGTGGTGATCTGTTTTTCACTCCCTTCGTATATCAATCCATCTTCGGAACGGAGACGAATCTCGAAGTTTCCGGGTGGAAGGTTGAGGATAAAGCCTTCGCGGAGTTCGGTTACAAAAAAACCAACAAACTCGGGGGGTTGGGGCTCAAGCGGGATGTCCAGATCCGTCGGTCCGACTTCACCGGTTTCCCGGCGCCTCCGAATTTCCTCCAGGAAACGGTTAAACTTTTCCTGATAAAGCCTCATGGCTTCAAAATGCTGGCGGAGCCGTTGGTTAAACTCTTCCACAGCTTGTTGGTACTGGTTGAATATCCGGATGGCCTCTTCACCGGAATAGAGCATCGCTTTATCCGACCAGTATCCATGAGGGTAAAACAGCGCATAGGTTTCCCGTTCGAGCGTGGCGATGACTTTCCCCCCTTGGAGGATTTCCAGGCTTCCGGGGAGCGTTTCGTTCAGGGTATTGAAGCCGGCCATATATCTCCGGGTGATCGGCCAGAAATAAACCAGAGTTTTCTGGGCATCGATGACACTTAGCTCGTCGGCGATAAAAAAGAGCCTGTCCTCGTTGGGCGGGCAAAAACTCCGGCTGAAGGAGGTTCCGTTAAAAGAGGTCAGGGAATAAACCAGTTGTTCGCGCAACGTTGGAGCCTGGGCATTGGCTAGAGTTGTGCTGAACAGAATCAGGCAAAGGACTATCAACGCAAGACGAAAGTTCATCAGGTCTTGACCCCCTTTCTGCCCATGGAAATGATGGATAAAACGATAAAGATGACAGAATAGATCGTCGCGTAGGCGATCGTTGTAAAGTACAGCGGCCAGCTTTCCAGAACTACTGATTCCAGGGCCCGGTTCAGGAAGGCAAAGGGAGAAACCCAGTTGATTCCCTGGAACAGGAGAGAAATGGTTTGTCTAAGATAGAGCATGGGCATTGAAAGACCTTCCCGCTCGAGCCCCAAAAGGGCTGCGTGAATAAACTGCACGGCCAAAAAAGCCCCCAGGATGGCAATGAGAGAAAGGACCGAGCTCTTGACCCGGCCGGTGATCGAGGAGATGAACAACCCGAAACTGACCACGCAGGAAATAAGGAATATACTCATGATCAAGGCCTTGATCAGACCCGTAGTGAAACCGAGATTTGTCGCATAGCTGACCAGGTAAAAATACCCGGCGCAAAATCCCAGTGCAACAATTCCCAAAACCAAATCCTTGAGATATTTTCCGAGGAGAAAATTTCCGGGAGTCACCGGGCCGTAGAACAAAACCTCCAGCGTTCCCCGTTCCCGTTCCCGGGAGATGGAAACCGCGGAAAGTATCGCGAGATACAATGAGATAATGATGATGCTGATATACAGAGGATAATTCAGGGGGTAGGCTGATACTAAGATGTCGTCCTCGCGAATGCCGTCCAGGAAATTTTCCAGGATAAACGACGAGGCCAGAAAGGCAACGAATAGGGCGGTGTAGTACCTCCAATTATATAACGTAAAGACAAGATCCCGCTTGAACAGGATGCTGGTTACTCGGGCGCGCTGTACCACGGTTATTCCTCCCTTCGGGTAAACTCAACGTTGGTGATGGTGTCTTCGAAAACTCCCTGGGGTGTTGTGAGGACCAGGTCGAGGACCCCATAACGTTGTTCAAGTTCAGGATCGACATGGATTTCATCCCAGGGGATAATTCCCTTGTTTCTTGCCAGATGAGCTTCGGGATCCCAGAATAGTTCGATCGTTCCCTCATATATCAGTCTGCCCCGGGTGTAGTTCTCCTGGTCTCCCTCTCGAATAAAGAGGCTACCCGTCAATTCCAGGGGGAGTGCCGGGAAATCGGTGATGCCCCTGTTCTCGGTGTTATGGAAACGAATTTCAATTTCGATTCCCCGGTCCAACGGTGTGGCAAAGCAAATGATTCCGGCAAGATCGGGTATTTCAGCGCCCCGCATCGCAAAGTCAAACGCATTGATACCCCGCTGGACTTCGATTTCGCGGGTAAATGGTTCATAGTGAGGCGCCCAAGCCTGCAGGGTATAGCGGCCGGGTTGAATTCCGGAGAAACGGAAATCCTTGCTCTGGAAGAGTATATCTGTCCGTTCCCCCAGGGAAATGGTCAGACGGCGGACGACATCCCGGGAAAGCTCGTCGACGACCCGGCCTTCGAGAATACCGTAGTTCAGCCGGATGGTAAAGTAAGACAGGGTTAATAAACCAGCTGTTAGGAGAAGAATGCCCGACAGAATAATTTTGAAGGTTTTGCTGCGCCTCATGGCCGAGTTTCCTCCTGGCTGGCGAGGAGAGAGATGTTGTGCTGGGTGATGGTCATAAACGCCTCTTCGAGGCTCATTTCCTTGGTTTTCATGGACAGGACGCTGTAGCCGTGTTCGAAGATGGTTCGGGAAAGATCGCTTCGGTTATCGCGATCTGTCTTCAGGTTCACGGTGATCCGGTTTCTTGCATCAGACACCTCAGCGCCCTGTACATAGTCAAGCTTAATCAGTATGTCCACTAACGCCGGGGCTTCCCGGTCAAGTTCGATGTGCAGCGTGACACTGTTCGAGAGTCGCCGTTTGATGGTGTCCATACTATCTTCGGCCAGGAGCTGCCCTTTGTGGATAATGCCCACCCGCTTACAAAGGCGTTCGACTTCGGATAGCAGGTGGGAGGAGACGAAAATCGTTCTTCCGTTTCGGTTCTCCTCTTCGATCAGGTCCCGGACCTGTTTGATGCTTGAGGGATCCAGGTTGGCGACCGGTTCGTCGAGAATCAATAATTCCGGATCGTGGAGTAGAGCCCGGGAAAAGGCGAGCTTTTGTTGCATTCCCTTTGAATAGGCGTTGATCTTTTTGTTCCGATCACCAGCCAACCCAACAGCTTCGGTCAGGTGGTCGATCCGTTTCCGGTAGCTGGGAACCCCGTAGAGCTCTCCAAAAAATTCGAGGTATTCCTGGGCGGTCATTTCCCCATAAAAATACTGATTTTCGGATACCACGCCGATCCTTTTTTTCAAATCGACCCGGTGGAAATTCATTGCTTCACCCATGAGTAAAACCGTTCCCGAGGTGGGTTGGAGTAAGCCCAAAAGCATCATGATGGTTGTCGTTTTTCCCGCCCCGTTCGGACCAAGAAATCCGTATATATCTCCCTGCTCAACCTGGAGGGCGAGTTTTTTGACCACCTCTATCCCGTTATATTGTTTCGTGAGATTCTCTGTGCGTATCATGGATTGATACATACCCCCTTATCTGAATCAAGATGTTCTGATCTCTTGCTGAACACCCGTCCCAATTGTACACTATAGTCTATATTAGCATACAGAATCATGTGTTCCGGAAATTTGGGGGTTTTTGCGTCTTTTTCGAAGATCTCTTCGTTGGGGAGAAGGTGTCCACAATGCCGGAATTACCTGAAGTGGAAATCGTTCGGCGAGGATTGCTGCCACTGGTTACCGGCAAAGTCATTCGCTCGATAACCATAGAAGACCAAAAGATAGTCCTCCCCTTGGGTTTACTGGTGGGACGAACCATAACCGGAATCGACCGGAAGGGGAAATTTCTTTTTTTCCGCCTCTGCGGGCAGGACACACTGCTCGTTCATCTGGGTATGACCGGTGTCCTCGTATACGAGGAACCAGGATGCGAACTTCCGTATCGACGGCTGTTCATCAAGCTGGACGCAGGGGCTTTGCTTTATAGCGACCAGCGCCGCTTCGGTAAAGTTCGCTATCTCGATGACCCGTCCCGGGAAAGGCTTTGGGACAGCCTTGGTATGGATCCATTGTCCGGCGAATACGATTTCCAGCGCTTTCAACAACTGTTGGCCGCCCGTTCCTGCCGGGTTAAGGATTTTCTCCTGGATCAGCGGTTTCTCTGCGGGATTGGGAATATTTACGCTTGCGAAATTCTCT
Above is a genomic segment from Atribacteraceae bacterium containing:
- a CDS encoding metal ABC transporter permease; translated protein: MGGLFSELLTNYTLRAVALGSVFLGFVTGLLGSFAVMRRQSLLGDAVSHAALPGIVLAFLLTASREPVVLLVGAAVAGGIGMLFLMQITRKTIIKQDAALGIVLSVFFGFGILLLTFVQRMPDAGKAGLDRYLFGQAATIITRDVVTIATLGGAVLLTTILFWKEFVVLTFDREYAHTLGLPIRSLDILLTILLVIATVVGLQMVGVVLMSAMLVAPVSAARQWTHRFSVMALLSGFLGAAVGLSGALLSSQIPRLPTGPTIVLILSGVVVFSLLFSPERGLIAQARIRHIRTWQYATETLAIHLLHHEGTHEENLEATAEHLKLHLGWEELYAKKVVRWAVIHGIITRTNAHLALTPFGRELARQVMAR
- a CDS encoding metal ABC transporter ATP-binding protein, translated to MEQSPNALTIMDLTVSYHQKPVLWDVDLSVPEGVLLAIVGPNGAGKSTLIKAVLGLVPVAAGQVLIKGKPSGIMRHQVAYVPQRGNIDWDFPTNALDVVTMGLYRKIGWIRRPGIREKEQALDALHKVGMVDFANRQISQLSGGQQQRVFLARALVQEASLYLMDEPFAGVDATTERAIIDLLRELRSQGKTLIVVHHDLQTVAEYFDWMMLLNVRRITAGPVHEVFTQENLHRAYGGRIAYLSSRNDSPVQSRGDKE
- a CDS encoding zinc ABC transporter substrate-binding protein produces the protein MKQAVMLKLGLVLTIIGSLLITGLLNRVSAQTAPTLNVVTTTGMLADAVRNVGQERVTVTALMGPGIDPHLYRASEGDVRRLAQADVIFYNGLLLEARIADVLGRMSDRVTTVAVGEAIDPSLLLTDEVYEEQHDPHIWFDVSLWGHVVDVIGQTLIAKDPDNASFYRSNMEEYLDTLNELHRHVMTQAEKIPPRQRVLITAHDAFGYFGRAYGFSVRGLQGISTEAEAGIRDVQDLATFITEHQIPAIFIESTVPVRNIEAVQAAVLSMGFEVAIGGELYSDAMGSEGTPEGTYVGMVRYNIDTIVTALLRE
- a CDS encoding ABC transporter permease subunit, which translates into the protein MVQRARVTSILFKRDLVFTLYNWRYYTALFVAFLASSFILENFLDGIREDDILVSAYPLNYPLYISIIIISLYLAILSAVSISRERERGTLEVLFYGPVTPGNFLLGKYLKDLVLGIVALGFCAGYFYLVSYATNLGFTTGLIKALIMSIFLISCVVSFGLFISSITGRVKSSVLSLIAILGAFLAVQFIHAALLGLEREGLSMPMLYLRQTISLLFQGINWVSPFAFLNRALESVVLESWPLYFTTIAYATIYSVIFIVLSIISMGRKGVKT
- a CDS encoding carboxypeptidase-like regulatory domain-containing protein, which gives rise to MRRSKTFKIILSGILLLTAGLLTLSYFTIRLNYGILEGRVVDELSRDVVRRLTISLGERTDILFQSKDFRFSGIQPGRYTLQAWAPHYEPFTREIEVQRGINAFDFAMRGAEIPDLAGIICFATPLDRGIEIEIRFHNTENRGITDFPALPLELTGSLFIREGDQENYTRGRLIYEGTIELFWDPEAHLARNKGIIPWDEIHVDPELEQRYGVLDLVLTTPQGVFEDTITNVEFTRREE
- a CDS encoding ABC transporter ATP-binding protein → MIRTENLTKQYNGIEVVKKLALQVEQGDIYGFLGPNGAGKTTTIMMLLGLLQPTSGTVLLMGEAMNFHRVDLKKRIGVVSENQYFYGEMTAQEYLEFFGELYGVPSYRKRIDHLTEAVGLAGDRNKKINAYSKGMQQKLAFSRALLHDPELLILDEPVANLDPSSIKQVRDLIEEENRNGRTIFVSSHLLSEVERLCKRVGIIHKGQLLAEDSMDTIKRRLSNSVTLHIELDREAPALVDILIKLDYVQGAEVSDARNRITVNLKTDRDNRSDLSRTIFEHGYSVLSMKTKEMSLEEAFMTITQHNISLLASQEETRP
- the mutM gene encoding bifunctional DNA-formamidopyrimidine glycosylase/DNA-(apurinic or apyrimidinic site) lyase, producing MPELPEVEIVRRGLLPLVTGKVIRSITIEDQKIVLPLGLLVGRTITGIDRKGKFLFFRLCGQDTLLVHLGMTGVLVYEEPGCELPYRRLFIKLDAGALLYSDQRRFGKVRYLDDPSRERLWDSLGMDPLSGEYDFQRFQQLLAARSCRVKDFLLDQRFLCGIGNIYACEILFRTGIHPEKRVSRLSIEEVGWLFRVIPQVLEEALSLQGTTIRDFRRSDGRKGEFQNRLCVYGRAEQSCPQCGTAIKRIRFAGRSSFYCPSCQA